The DNA sequence CACCATCAACACTCATGGAGAGTGGTTCAAGCATGTCTTCGATCAACCTGAACAAACTCAAGCCCTTCAGCGCTGTCGGACTTTTCTTCAGCGCCGCCACCTGCCTGGCCGCCCCGCAAACCGACGATCAGTTGCAGGCGCTGGTCGAGGCCACCGTGACCCCGGTCATGCAGCAACAGGATATCGCTGGGCTGGCGGTGGCCGTGACCGTCGATGGCAAGGCACATTACTTTAACTACGGTGTCGCCGACAAAAGCAGCGGGCAAGCGGTGAGTGAAAATACCCTGTTCGAAATCGGCTCGGTGAGCAAAACCTTCACCGCAACCCTCGCCGCCTACGCCCAGGCCAGCGGTAAACTGGAATTCTCCGACAAGGCCAGCCAGCACTGGCCTGAACTGAAAGGCAGCGCCTTCGACCACATCAGCCTGCTGCAACTGGGCACCTACAGCGCCGGCGGCCTGCCGCTTCAGTTCCCGGATGCAGCGGATTCTTCCGACAAGATGCTCGGCTATTACCAACAGTGGAAACCGACCTTTCCGGCCGGCAGCCATCGCCTGTATTCCAACCCGAGCATCGGCCTGTTCGGCTACCTGGCCGCAAAAAGCCTCGGCCAACCGTTCAATCCGGTCATGACTGAAACCCTGCTTCCGAAACTCGGACTCAAGCACACCTTCCTTTCAGTGCCGGCGTCTGAAGAGAAGCTCTACGCCCAGGGCTATGACAAAAACAACAAACCCGTTCGCGTCAGCCCCGGCGCCCTCGATTCCGAAGCCTACGGCGTGAAAACCAGCGCCGCCGACCTGCTGCAATACGTCCAGGCCAACCTCGACACCGCCAAACTCGAAGCACCGCTGCAAAAAGCCGTCGCCCTCACCCACACCGGTTACTACACCGTCGGCGACATGACCCAGGGCCTGGGCTGGGAACGCTACACCTACCCGATCAGCCTCGAACGCCTGCTGGACGGCAACTCGACGCCAATGGCCATGGAAGCGCACAAGGTCAAATGGCTCAACCCGCCACAGCCTGAACCGGCGAACGTGCTGCTCAACAAGACCGGCTCCACCGGTGGCTACGGCGCGTACGTCGCGTTCGTGCCGTCGAAGAAAGTCGGGATCGTGATTCTGGCGAACCGTAATTACCCGAATGCTGAGCGGGTGAAGATTGCGCACAGGATTCTGGGTGAGTTGACCCGGTAATCACGCCATAAAAAACGGGCGACCCGAGAAGGTCGCCCGTTTTTGTTTGGGGGTTTGAAAACTACGCCTGTAGCTTCCAGCCCAGTACATCCATCAGGTCGCAGCTGTCACGTAGAGGGATTGCCAGCACCCGGGCGAAGTCCTGCAACAGTAATGAGTCATGACCGATGCCGTCGCTGAGGGAAAGGGTTTCCAGCAGCTGAGTCACGCTTCGTAATCGGTAGGCAGCTGTACCGTGGAGTACGTCTACCGGAGCTTCGCGGTCGATCAGGAGGCAGGGAATCTGGCAGTCGATGCCGGTAATAGGGATGTAGCGGGGTTTGGGATTAGCGATTTGTTCGCGGGAATCTGGGTTGGTGGGAGTTTCGGCTGCGTTCGAATCAAATTCTTTCATGTGTGAATATCTCGTGCAGTTGGAGAAAAAACTGCCGAGCTCCCTTCCACGAGAGGGTGGCAGCTTTGCGCAGGTGTGGAAGTCCGGGATCCCAAAAAACCCGGTGCACTCGAGAGTGCTCCTGCGCATAGCTGCCATAAGCAAACAATGTTGGTATAAAGGCGCCAACAAGTGTTTACAGGCGCACATGCGCATTCAGGATTCACCGGACTTCCACATCCGACCGCTGATTTTGCAGCGGCCCGATGAGGTTATCGGCGTACGACTCAAGCCACCAGTTCACCAACGCCGCCGCGTTTTGAAGGAAACGTCCGACGGATTTGAAGGGTGTTGCCGCGTAAATTTCCGGGCACATTCAGCAATGATTTTCAAAGGTGACCGGCTGAAAGAGATGCATCTAAACTGCACCGCATTGCCGGGTTATCGCGGATGAAATGACGTTCGCCAAACACCTGACCGACTGAAACACAGAGGGGGATTAATGAAGATCGACAGCCTCAAACTCACGAATGTAGGTCGGTTCAATGACATCACCGTTCATTTGGCTCCTCTCTCCGGCCCCCATTCCAACATCACAGTTTTCGTGGGAATCAACGGCGCCGGTAAAACCACCCTGCTGAAAGCGCTCACCACCTGCCTGAGCTGGCTGATAGCAAGAATTCGCACCCGAAAAGGCAATGGCAGTCATATCGCAGAGGAAGACATTCGTAACGGGACCCCGGCTGCCATCGTCTCGATCGCGGTAGCAGAACCTGCACATCCGCGAGTCAATCCCGAGTCTGATCCCGATGAAGAAGACGATGTATTCGTATGGGGTATGTCACACAGCAAGCAGGGCGGGAAAACGGCTCTGAGCAGCTCCCTGGAAGACGTAAATCTGCTCGCCGATCACTATCGCGCCCTGATGACAGCCGATGACAACGCCTCACTCCCCCTGATCGCCTACTATCCGGTGGAGCGATCGGTTCTCGAAATCCCGCTGAAAATCAAAAGCGGACAAACCTTCGATCAACTGGCGGGCTACGACGAATCCCTGAAACACAGCACCGATTTTCGTGGCTTCTTTGAATGGTTTCGAGAGCGCGAAGACAGCGAAAACGAGTCCGGTATTTCCGATTCCGCATTGAACGAAATAGCTCAAAAATTTGGTCCTGAAAGCGAAGCCTGGAAGACGTT is a window from the Pseudomonas gozinkensis genome containing:
- the ampC gene encoding class C beta-lactamase translates to MSSINLNKLKPFSAVGLFFSAATCLAAPQTDDQLQALVEATVTPVMQQQDIAGLAVAVTVDGKAHYFNYGVADKSSGQAVSENTLFEIGSVSKTFTATLAAYAQASGKLEFSDKASQHWPELKGSAFDHISLLQLGTYSAGGLPLQFPDAADSSDKMLGYYQQWKPTFPAGSHRLYSNPSIGLFGYLAAKSLGQPFNPVMTETLLPKLGLKHTFLSVPASEEKLYAQGYDKNNKPVRVSPGALDSEAYGVKTSAADLLQYVQANLDTAKLEAPLQKAVALTHTGYYTVGDMTQGLGWERYTYPISLERLLDGNSTPMAMEAHKVKWLNPPQPEPANVLLNKTGSTGGYGAYVAFVPSKKVGIVILANRNYPNAERVKIAHRILGELTR
- a CDS encoding AAA family ATPase, whose translation is MKIDSLKLTNVGRFNDITVHLAPLSGPHSNITVFVGINGAGKTTLLKALTTCLSWLIARIRTRKGNGSHIAEEDIRNGTPAAIVSIAVAEPAHPRVNPESDPDEEDDVFVWGMSHSKQGGKTALSSSLEDVNLLADHYRALMTADDNASLPLIAYYPVERSVLEIPLKIKSGQTFDQLAGYDESLKHSTDFRGFFEWFREREDSENESGISDSALNEIAQKFGPESEAWKTLSELKASSRDSQLTAVRCAIAAFMPGFTNLRIQRQPRLHMAIDKDRVTFNVAQLSQGEKSMLALVGDIARRLAMMNPSLDNPLHGEGIVLIDEVDLHLHPEWQLNLIQQLNKTFPNCQFVLTTQSPLVVSEAKDALVYVLNDDELYERNSL